In Paenibacillus kyungheensis, the following are encoded in one genomic region:
- a CDS encoding VOC family protein: MIKGLYEALLPVKDMNRSLAFYEKLGLEIAHRGESLSFVWIEKGISWLGLWEGEQVNTPYHPSLRHMAFRVDYEDIKQAKEWLEAKGIAVREVFGFQPIGPIVLPNRPQAHAAIYFDDPDGNLLEFICPIELDTSDQEQMIYLHEWEELQSKRGKE, translated from the coding sequence ATGATTAAAGGATTGTACGAAGCATTGCTACCTGTCAAAGATATGAATAGATCGCTCGCTTTTTATGAGAAATTAGGGCTTGAGATTGCTCACCGCGGAGAGAGTCTGAGTTTTGTATGGATCGAGAAAGGAATCAGTTGGTTAGGGCTATGGGAAGGCGAGCAGGTGAACACACCGTATCATCCTTCTTTGCGTCATATGGCTTTTCGCGTTGATTATGAAGATATCAAGCAAGCCAAAGAGTGGTTAGAAGCCAAAGGAATTGCTGTACGCGAAGTGTTTGGCTTTCAACCGATTGGCCCGATTGTATTACCAAATAGACCTCAAGCGCATGCGGCTATTTATTTTGATGATCCTGATGGTAACTTGTTAGAATTTATTTGTCCGATTGAATTAGATACATCCGATCAGGAACAGATGATCTATTTGCATGAATGGGAAGAATTACAGTCCAAGCGAGGTAAAGAGTGA
- a CDS encoding DUF3885 domain-containing protein, giving the protein MNNDFNDWLEQTFPQMKLEVPLFYNFPLGLRFELGVPYRGIDDPTYFEQLQQHAVSLFEAVFAESEQVCVLTFTYQTVLSDIERIERNEVQVLSTYLRSECFSQVKLHSQQPDYDEDTAELNGYIQSQYVWCTIHDLDYAGIFKAISYTDFPERGASLSESVYFIEPKQQIIFHMYDDRGLDIVGMQKGSLQRLYEQYYDWLLPYDLEKMDQVFGT; this is encoded by the coding sequence ATGAATAATGATTTTAATGATTGGTTAGAGCAGACTTTTCCACAAATGAAGTTAGAAGTGCCTTTGTTTTATAACTTTCCTTTAGGATTACGGTTTGAATTAGGAGTACCTTATCGTGGTATTGATGATCCGACTTATTTTGAACAACTTCAACAACATGCTGTATCTTTATTTGAAGCTGTATTTGCTGAAAGTGAACAAGTATGTGTACTGACTTTTACTTATCAGACTGTATTATCTGATATTGAACGTATTGAGCGAAATGAAGTTCAGGTATTATCAACGTATCTACGATCAGAATGTTTTTCACAGGTTAAGCTCCATTCGCAACAACCTGATTATGATGAAGATACAGCAGAATTAAACGGATATATTCAAAGCCAATATGTATGGTGTACGATCCATGATCTTGATTATGCAGGGATTTTCAAAGCGATTAGTTATACAGATTTTCCGGAGCGAGGAGCTTCTTTATCTGAAAGCGTGTATTTTATAGAGCCCAAGCAACAAATCATCTTCCATATGTACGATGATCGTGGACTCGATATTGTAGGCATGCAAAAAGGTTCATTACAACGCTTGTATGAGCAATATTATGATTGGCTTTTACCGTATGATTTGGAAAAGATGGATCAGGTTTTTGGGACATAA